The Rhodothermales bacterium genome window below encodes:
- a CDS encoding GNAT family N-acetyltransferase, protein MTPDPLHIERLTTAHAGAYRALMLEAYAAHPDAFTSTPEERAGLALSWWETRLAAGDGAADRVFGAMDAGRIAGVAGLSFHRREKLRHKATLFGMYVRPAYRQQGLGRRLVEAVLDEARRHANLHHVLLTVSDTNAAAQQLYAACGFEPYGTEPRAIRVGDAFVGKVLMWCDLHATRKTIER, encoded by the coding sequence ATGACGCCCGATCCGCTGCACATCGAACGGCTGACGACGGCGCACGCCGGCGCGTACCGCGCGCTGATGCTCGAAGCATACGCGGCGCACCCGGATGCCTTTACCTCCACGCCGGAGGAACGCGCGGGGCTCGCGCTATCGTGGTGGGAAACGCGTCTGGCAGCGGGCGACGGAGCGGCCGATCGGGTGTTCGGGGCGATGGACGCAGGCCGGATCGCCGGCGTGGCCGGGTTGTCGTTTCATCGCCGGGAGAAACTGCGCCACAAGGCCACGCTGTTCGGGATGTACGTCCGCCCGGCCTACCGGCAGCAGGGCCTAGGTCGCCGGCTGGTCGAGGCCGTCCTCGACGAGGCGCGCCGGCATGCGAACCTGCATCACGTCCTCCTGACGGTATCCGACACGAACGCCGCGGCGCAACAGCTGTATGCCGCGTGCGGTTTTGAACCGTACGGCACCGAGCCGCGCGCGATTCGGGTGGGCGACGCGTTCGTGGGGAAGGTGCTGATGTGGTGCGACCTCCATGCGACCCGGAAGACCATCGAACGATGA
- a CDS encoding TylF/MycF/NovP-related O-methyltransferase: MTPDRPTPERLRLLHVHTFYPEATEQLYRAHPELKSAPYDVQIKAVLDDGVAASHIFTPYLAGLGYEAQFVVADNPYAQAQWLREHVTERAPIDQNSWVKEIVRKQVAHYRPDIFYTANPVLFDTAFIASLPYRPRLVAGWRAADIDARHDWSGYDLILSGLPLLLDAVREGGARASAFFFPGIPQMVAEDARGAKHALDVMFSGSWTTQQHETRNRMLERVAEASKGEMPFSFALYTDPGRLPVPATLQPFVQNPVFGRAMHRALGQARIVLDARADHSLRSDAGRRDLGGADTVNMRLFEATGAGAFLLTQHLPDLHRYFEPGREIETYRDHDELIEKIRYYLAHPDEREAIARRGQERCLRDYAMPERARVFDRLMRAHIRQPEPAPPARRPAQAPKPAAQPEPARQAVESVEGLLRTAIDTFKTGQYQQAFQTATRVKAMRLPLLNVDYLRAACLLHLGKPFDAREALREELHHFPDNANAKVLLDQVLKSVPDVSHIDDAEFKELLALIRPHTMVPEARLYSLYTQAKRICQEDLPGNFVECGVARGGSTALLGLVIQRYSRRPRHHFAFDTFSGMPEPTVHDTQNGIPADDTGWGTGTCAGSVDGVREICDALGISSYVSLVPGYFEDTLAGARQEVGPIALLHLDADWYSSTMTILNEFYDQVVPGGVMQFDDYGCWEGCQKATDEFQQFNSLSFPLQPVPGDNQGMWMVKA, translated from the coding sequence ATGACACCGGATCGCCCGACCCCTGAACGTCTGCGGCTGCTGCACGTCCACACGTTCTACCCCGAAGCCACCGAACAGCTGTACCGCGCCCATCCCGAACTGAAGAGCGCGCCGTACGATGTCCAGATCAAGGCCGTACTCGACGACGGCGTGGCGGCGTCGCACATCTTCACGCCCTATCTCGCCGGCCTGGGCTACGAGGCCCAGTTCGTCGTGGCGGACAACCCGTACGCCCAGGCGCAGTGGCTGCGCGAGCACGTGACTGAACGCGCGCCGATCGACCAGAACTCGTGGGTCAAGGAAATCGTCCGCAAGCAGGTGGCCCATTATCGGCCGGACATCTTCTACACGGCGAACCCGGTGCTCTTCGACACCGCCTTCATCGCATCGCTGCCATATCGCCCCCGGCTCGTCGCCGGCTGGCGCGCGGCGGACATCGATGCGCGCCACGACTGGTCCGGCTACGATCTCATCCTCTCCGGCCTGCCGTTGCTCCTCGACGCCGTCCGGGAGGGCGGCGCCCGCGCCTCCGCCTTCTTCTTTCCGGGGATCCCCCAGATGGTGGCGGAGGACGCGCGCGGCGCGAAACATGCGCTGGACGTGATGTTCTCGGGGTCCTGGACGACGCAGCAGCACGAGACGCGCAACCGCATGCTCGAACGCGTGGCGGAGGCGTCGAAAGGCGAGATGCCGTTCTCGTTCGCCCTCTACACCGATCCCGGCCGGCTGCCGGTGCCGGCAACCCTCCAGCCCTTCGTCCAGAACCCCGTCTTCGGACGCGCGATGCACCGCGCGCTCGGCCAGGCCCGCATCGTGCTCGACGCGCGGGCGGACCATAGCCTGCGCTCGGACGCCGGCCGCCGCGACCTCGGCGGCGCCGATACGGTCAACATGCGGCTGTTCGAGGCCACGGGCGCCGGCGCGTTCCTCCTGACGCAGCATCTCCCGGATCTGCACCGGTACTTCGAGCCGGGGCGCGAGATCGAAACGTACCGCGACCACGACGAGCTGATCGAAAAAATCCGGTACTACCTCGCGCACCCCGACGAACGCGAGGCCATCGCGCGGCGCGGCCAGGAACGTTGCCTGCGCGACTACGCCATGCCCGAACGGGCGCGCGTGTTCGACCGCCTGATGCGGGCGCACATCCGGCAACCCGAACCCGCGCCTCCCGCGAGACGGCCGGCGCAGGCTCCCAAACCGGCGGCACAGCCCGAGCCGGCCCGTCAGGCCGTCGAATCGGTGGAGGGCCTGCTGCGCACCGCGATCGACACCTTCAAGACGGGCCAGTACCAGCAGGCCTTCCAGACGGCGACGCGCGTCAAAGCGATGCGGCTGCCGCTCCTGAACGTCGACTACCTGCGGGCCGCCTGCCTGCTGCATCTCGGCAAGCCCTTCGACGCCCGCGAGGCGCTCCGGGAAGAACTGCACCACTTCCCGGACAACGCGAACGCGAAGGTGCTGCTCGACCAGGTGCTGAAAAGCGTCCCCGACGTCTCGCACATCGACGACGCCGAGTTCAAGGAGCTGCTCGCGCTGATCCGTCCGCATACGATGGTCCCGGAGGCGCGGCTGTATTCGCTGTACACCCAGGCAAAGCGGATCTGCCAGGAAGACCTCCCCGGTAACTTCGTCGAGTGCGGCGTGGCCCGGGGCGGGTCGACGGCGCTGCTCGGCCTCGTCATCCAGCGCTACAGCCGCCGGCCGCGGCATCATTTCGCCTTCGACACCTTCTCCGGCATGCCCGAGCCGACGGTGCACGACACCCAGAACGGCATCCCCGCGGACGACACCGGCTGGGGCACCGGCACCTGCGCCGGCTCGGTCGACGGCGTCCGGGAGATCTGCGATGCGCTGGGGATTTCGTCGTACGTGTCCCTCGTCCCGGGCTACTTCGAGGACACCCTCGCCGGCGCCAGACAGGAGGTAGGCCCGATCGCGCTCCTCCACCTCGACGCCGACTGGTACTCGTCCACCATGACGATCCTGAACGAATTCTACGACCAGGTCGTCCCCGGCGGCGTGATGCAGTTCGACGACTACGGATGCTGGGAAGGCTGCCAGAAAGCCACCGACGAATTCCAGCAATTCAACAGCCTCTCCTTCCCCCTCCAGCCCGTCCCCGGCGACAACCAGGGGATGTGGATGGTGAAGGCCTAG
- a CDS encoding N-acetylneuraminate synthase family protein yields MPHQLAIGGVPVGPGHPVLIIAEAGVNHNGDPELARRLLHAAKDAGAQCVKFQTFKAERVASSAAPKAAYQLESTDPGETQIDMLRRLELPNDVYRELMAEAARLGVLMFSTPYNVEDVDFLDDAGVPAFKLASLHVAEPYFLKYVAAKGKPVLLSTGMATLEEVRVAVEAVRSTGNDQLVLLQCTTNYPSRIEDTNLRAMVTMRDAFGALVGYSDHTMTDTACIGAVALGACVIEKHFTLDTRMAGPDHASSVDPATFRVLARRIAEAERMLGDGRKIPSEVEKRNAPGMRRSVYAATRIPKGARITPDMLTFKRPATGLAPVFFERLIGRVALCDIPENAPVTVDQFAFDDAELR; encoded by the coding sequence ATGCCACATCAACTCGCTATCGGCGGGGTGCCGGTCGGCCCGGGGCACCCGGTACTGATCATCGCCGAAGCCGGCGTCAACCACAACGGCGACCCGGAACTGGCCCGGCGGCTGCTCCACGCCGCGAAAGACGCCGGCGCGCAGTGCGTCAAATTCCAGACGTTTAAGGCCGAACGCGTCGCATCCAGCGCCGCGCCGAAGGCCGCGTACCAGCTCGAGTCGACGGACCCGGGGGAGACGCAGATCGACATGCTGCGCCGGCTCGAACTGCCGAACGACGTGTATCGCGAGCTGATGGCCGAAGCGGCCCGTCTTGGCGTGCTCATGTTCTCGACGCCCTACAATGTGGAGGATGTCGACTTCCTGGATGACGCCGGCGTGCCGGCGTTCAAGCTGGCGTCGCTCCACGTCGCCGAGCCCTATTTCCTCAAGTACGTCGCCGCGAAAGGCAAACCCGTGCTGCTCTCCACCGGCATGGCCACGCTGGAGGAGGTCCGCGTGGCGGTCGAGGCCGTCCGGTCGACGGGCAACGACCAGCTCGTCCTGCTCCAGTGCACGACCAACTACCCGTCGCGCATCGAGGACACCAACCTGCGCGCCATGGTGACCATGCGCGACGCGTTTGGCGCGCTCGTCGGCTACTCGGATCACACGATGACGGATACGGCCTGCATCGGCGCCGTCGCGCTCGGCGCCTGCGTGATCGAGAAGCACTTCACGCTCGACACCCGGATGGCCGGCCCGGACCACGCCAGCTCCGTCGACCCCGCGACCTTTCGCGTCCTGGCGCGGCGCATCGCGGAGGCCGAACGCATGCTGGGCGATGGGCGCAAAATTCCGTCCGAGGTGGAAAAAAGGAATGCGCCGGGGATGCGGCGCAGCGTCTATGCGGCGACCCGCATCCCGAAAGGAGCGCGCATTACGCCCGACATGCTGACCTTCAAACGGCCGGCGACCGGACTGGCGCCCGTCTTCTTCGAGCGCCTGATCGGGCGCGTCGCGCTCTGCGATATCCCTGAAAATGCCCCCGTTACGGTCGATCAGTTCGCCTTCGACGATGCCGAACTTCGTTGA
- a CDS encoding glycosyltransferase, with protein MPSILHVIENMDAGGATRAAITTARASARLGGYAHRIAALGGASDEAKALARQAGVDVLDAPDTAALHAAIEAADIVQIECWNAPGMMRFLHTAFPACRLAMWHHVAGTSAPQLISPALAEMADLTIACNPFTYETNAVFQQLPEERRAMVLAPADLDRVRGVAPRPHQGFNVGYIGTVSFVKMHPDYVPMSASIQIPGVRFVVCGDGIQAQLKQQAAALGAADRFDFRGYVADIAPVLETMDVYGYPLCEETYAAAELNLQEVMYASVPPVVFPYGGVVRLVEHEQTGMIVDSAAAYREAIEYLYHNPDERLRMGRNAAAHARMHFGAENAAVAMNACYERLLAQPKRPHAWPGGSGAALSGAQLLADSLGDAGADLRCSLAGGDTPAVLEAERRIGASSFLMYNSGFFRYGRHAPQDTHLRLWSGLYLEAHGSPGPALNEYAQAFQGGLQSWRIQWYFARTLRALGEHAKARPIYEALRRTVADFDALTGDDAYLEQPAAAVKPAAPRVTALVSTYKSEAFMEGCLDNLVNQTLYKQGGLEIVVIDAASPENERAIVERFQQSYPGIRYERAAEREPLYASWNRGIRMAAGPYLTSANTDDRHRADALETMADCLDASPEIALVYPGQIDTSVPNETFATTSSKKLLDWPPYTYRELERHCIIGSQPMWRKRLHATYGLFREEFISAGDYEFWLRVGKHEPFYRHPETLGLYFRNPAGIEHGAATGKRETIRIWEEYGMFERGVLTILDGQLFTRAHIARYFPEGGFEPTRPLTEYITLFQQCLAQRDIAQAARIADQAVRSFPKAPYPFVLRAITSRMQGQFGHALEAIEASLKLEESPEALYELIQTSLATQHRSEAVRTGEYLRERYPAWAHMVESMAL; from the coding sequence ATGCCATCCATCCTCCACGTCATTGAAAACATGGACGCCGGCGGGGCTACCCGGGCGGCGATCACGACGGCGCGAGCTTCGGCGCGGCTCGGGGGCTACGCGCACCGGATCGCGGCGCTCGGCGGCGCGTCCGACGAGGCGAAGGCGCTCGCGCGGCAGGCGGGGGTCGACGTGCTCGACGCGCCCGACACGGCCGCGCTGCACGCCGCCATCGAGGCGGCGGACATCGTGCAGATCGAGTGCTGGAATGCGCCCGGGATGATGCGTTTTCTGCACACCGCGTTTCCCGCATGCCGGCTGGCGATGTGGCACCATGTCGCCGGCACCTCGGCGCCCCAGCTGATCTCGCCGGCGCTCGCGGAGATGGCGGACCTGACCATCGCCTGCAACCCGTTCACCTACGAGACCAACGCCGTCTTCCAGCAGCTGCCGGAAGAACGCCGGGCCATGGTGCTCGCGCCGGCGGATCTGGACCGGGTCCGGGGCGTCGCGCCCCGACCGCATCAGGGTTTCAACGTCGGCTACATCGGCACGGTCAGTTTCGTCAAGATGCACCCGGACTATGTCCCGATGAGCGCCTCGATCCAGATTCCCGGGGTGCGCTTCGTCGTTTGCGGGGATGGTATCCAGGCGCAGCTGAAGCAGCAGGCGGCCGCGCTGGGCGCGGCGGATCGGTTCGACTTCCGCGGCTACGTGGCGGATATCGCGCCGGTGCTCGAAACGATGGATGTGTACGGCTATCCGCTCTGCGAAGAGACCTACGCGGCAGCGGAATTGAACCTCCAGGAAGTCATGTACGCCAGCGTCCCGCCGGTCGTCTTCCCGTATGGCGGCGTCGTCCGCCTCGTGGAGCACGAGCAGACGGGGATGATCGTGGATTCGGCCGCGGCCTACCGCGAGGCGATCGAATACCTCTACCATAACCCCGACGAGCGGCTGCGGATGGGCCGCAACGCCGCGGCGCATGCCCGGATGCACTTCGGTGCCGAAAACGCCGCGGTCGCGATGAATGCCTGCTACGAGCGGCTCCTCGCACAGCCCAAACGGCCCCATGCCTGGCCCGGCGGATCGGGCGCGGCGCTCTCCGGCGCGCAGCTGCTGGCCGACTCGCTCGGCGACGCCGGCGCCGACCTGCGGTGCAGCCTCGCCGGCGGCGACACGCCCGCCGTGCTCGAGGCCGAGCGACGCATCGGGGCGTCGAGCTTCCTGATGTACAACAGCGGGTTTTTCCGCTACGGGCGGCACGCGCCGCAGGACACGCACCTCCGGCTCTGGTCGGGGCTGTACCTCGAAGCCCACGGATCGCCGGGGCCGGCGCTCAACGAGTATGCGCAGGCGTTTCAGGGCGGGCTGCAGTCGTGGCGCATCCAGTGGTATTTCGCGCGGACGCTGCGCGCCCTGGGCGAGCACGCGAAGGCGCGCCCGATCTACGAGGCGCTGCGGCGCACCGTGGCCGACTTCGACGCCCTGACGGGCGACGACGCGTACCTCGAACAGCCGGCGGCGGCCGTAAAACCCGCTGCCCCGCGCGTGACGGCGCTGGTGTCGACCTACAAATCCGAGGCCTTCATGGAGGGCTGCCTGGACAATCTCGTCAACCAGACGCTGTACAAACAGGGCGGCCTCGAGATCGTCGTCATCGACGCGGCAAGCCCTGAAAACGAACGGGCGATCGTCGAACGCTTTCAGCAAAGCTACCCCGGCATCCGGTACGAACGCGCCGCCGAACGCGAACCGCTGTACGCCAGCTGGAACCGCGGCATCCGGATGGCGGCCGGCCCGTACCTGACGAGCGCCAACACCGACGACCGGCACCGCGCCGACGCCCTCGAGACGATGGCCGACTGTCTCGACGCGAGTCCGGAGATCGCCCTGGTGTATCCCGGGCAGATCGACACGAGCGTCCCGAACGAGACGTTTGCGACGACCTCGTCGAAGAAGCTGCTCGACTGGCCCCCGTATACGTATCGCGAACTCGAACGCCATTGCATCATCGGCTCGCAGCCGATGTGGCGGAAACGGCTCCACGCTACGTACGGGCTGTTCCGGGAGGAATTTATCTCCGCCGGCGACTACGAATTCTGGCTCCGGGTCGGCAAACACGAGCCCTTCTACCGGCACCCCGAGACGCTCGGGCTGTACTTCCGGAATCCCGCCGGCATCGAACACGGCGCCGCCACGGGCAAGCGGGAAACGATCCGCATCTGGGAAGAATACGGCATGTTCGAGCGGGGCGTCCTGACGATCCTGGACGGGCAGCTGTTTACCCGCGCCCACATCGCGCGCTATTTCCCGGAAGGCGGTTTCGAGCCGACGCGTCCGCTCACGGAATACATCACGCTGTTTCAGCAGTGCCTGGCGCAACGCGACATCGCGCAGGCCGCGCGCATCGCCGACCAGGCCGTGCGGAGTTTCCCGAAAGCGCCCTACCCCTTCGTTCTGCGCGCCATCACATCGCGCATGCAGGGACAATTCGGGCACGCGCTCGAAGCGATCGAGGCGTCGCTGAAGCTCGAAGAAAGTCCGGAAGCCCTCTACGAGCTGATCCAGACGTCGCTCGCCACGCAGCACCGCTCCGAGGCCGTGCGTACGGGCGAGTACCTCCGGGAGCGCTACCCGGCGTGGGCGCACATGGTGGAGTCGATGGCGTTGTAG
- a CDS encoding class I SAM-dependent methyltransferase: MATIQQNKQVWDGSYNWQEQGNEWSASWGGPEMQWHASLLPRLYPFLPADTILEIAPGYGRWTHFLKEQCRELHLVELSQECIDACQSRFADQRHINYHVNDGLSLAMIADDSIDLAFSFDSLVHAEQDVIVAYLQQLRRKLRRDGVAFLHHSNVGAMDPYMQAIKHLPAPELEALGIVRPIDHWRAHSVSAASFHQAARQAGLACINQETINWLDTPLTIDCISIVTQPGSKWARPHRLTRNPQFMEEAAHAARIARAYGFAEKTVTPAVHTLAI, from the coding sequence ATGGCAACAATCCAGCAAAACAAGCAGGTGTGGGACGGCTCCTACAACTGGCAAGAACAGGGCAACGAGTGGTCGGCATCGTGGGGAGGTCCCGAGATGCAATGGCATGCCAGCTTGCTGCCGCGTCTTTATCCCTTCCTGCCGGCGGACACCATCCTCGAGATCGCGCCGGGCTACGGCCGGTGGACCCATTTCCTCAAGGAACAGTGCCGCGAACTGCATCTGGTGGAGCTCTCCCAGGAATGCATCGATGCCTGCCAGAGCCGTTTCGCGGATCAACGGCACATCAACTACCACGTCAACGACGGCCTCTCGCTGGCGATGATCGCCGACGACAGCATCGACCTGGCGTTCAGCTTCGACTCGCTCGTCCATGCCGAGCAGGACGTGATCGTCGCGTACCTCCAGCAGCTGCGGCGCAAGCTGCGGCGCGACGGGGTGGCGTTCCTGCACCACTCGAACGTGGGTGCGATGGACCCCTACATGCAGGCGATCAAGCATCTGCCGGCCCCCGAACTGGAGGCGCTGGGGATCGTCCGGCCGATCGACCACTGGCGGGCGCACAGCGTCAGCGCGGCGTCGTTTCATCAGGCGGCGCGGCAGGCCGGCCTGGCCTGCATCAATCAGGAAACGATCAACTGGCTGGATACCCCGCTGACCATCGACTGCATCTCGATCGTGACGCAGCCCGGTTCGAAGTGGGCGCGCCCGCATCGCCTGACGCGCAACCCGCAGTTCATGGAAGAGGCCGCCCACGCCGCGCGCATCGCGCGGGCTTATGGCTTTGCCGAAAAGACCGTCACGCCCGCCGTTCACACCCTAGCTATCTGA
- a CDS encoding TIM barrel protein: MSACYLSTGAFRTRSLDEIVFLCLRYDLRRIELSSGLDPFDMGQVAHRLEQLAPCLVHNYFPPPDPPIVLNLAAEDRSSLEASLALCRRAIDLSAAFGAPFYSVHSGFVAALTPDMLGNPDAQAAAAATLTADAYERAFDRFCESASTLSRYARAAGVRLLFENNVQTRETAGRNHLLMVRAEEFERFFARLNDSNIGVLVDTGHLRVSARTLGFSESEFCLRLAHRIHAFHLSENDGLADQNRPVTAASWFWPVVRLFPKATVVLEAYGLSISQMLHQRDLVDQHLSPVTNQPHAIHF, translated from the coding sequence ATGAGCGCGTGTTACCTGTCCACCGGCGCATTCCGCACCCGATCCCTCGATGAGATCGTGTTTCTGTGCCTCCGGTACGATCTTCGGCGCATCGAGCTGAGCTCGGGCCTCGATCCCTTCGACATGGGACAGGTAGCGCACCGTCTCGAACAGCTGGCGCCGTGCCTCGTGCACAACTACTTTCCGCCGCCGGATCCGCCCATCGTGCTCAACCTCGCGGCCGAAGACCGATCCTCGCTGGAGGCGAGCCTGGCGCTCTGCCGGCGCGCCATCGATCTGAGCGCCGCCTTCGGGGCGCCCTTCTACAGCGTCCACAGCGGCTTCGTCGCCGCGTTGACGCCCGACATGCTGGGCAATCCCGACGCGCAGGCCGCCGCCGCCGCGACCCTCACGGCCGACGCCTACGAGCGCGCCTTCGACCGGTTTTGCGAAAGCGCCTCCACGCTGAGCCGCTACGCGCGCGCCGCCGGCGTCCGCCTCCTCTTCGAGAACAACGTGCAGACGCGCGAGACCGCCGGCCGGAACCATCTGCTCATGGTCCGGGCCGAAGAGTTCGAGCGGTTTTTCGCGCGGCTCAACGACAGCAACATCGGCGTCCTGGTGGACACCGGTCATCTGCGCGTCTCGGCGCGCACCCTGGGCTTCTCGGAGAGCGAATTCTGCCTCCGCCTGGCTCACCGCATCCATGCCTTTCACCTCAGCGAAAACGACGGCCTGGCCGACCAGAACAGGCCGGTCACCGCGGCATCGTGGTTCTGGCCGGTCGTGCGTCTCTTCCCGAAGGCGACAGTCGTCCTGGAGGCCTACGGGCTCTCGATCAGCCAGATGCTGCACCAGCGCGACCTCGTCGACCAGCACCTCTCTCCCGTTACCAATCAGCCCCATGCGATCCATTTCTGA
- a CDS encoding carbon-nitrogen hydrolase family protein, with amino-acid sequence MRIALASPRIASSVDDGLARVERLMAVAAAEGARIVCFPEAYLPGLRGLDFEVPAFTEADAERVLGAVGGWAKHYRIATILGTERRAPEGRQIASVVFDASGSMQGVQTKNQVDPSEERNYVPGDTRRLFEVDGLKFGIAICHEGWRYPETVRWAARRGAHIVFHPQLTGSDREGVVLSRWGAAESPYYEKAMMMRSIENRIYFASVNYAMRYQESATTLIDPAGTMRAHLPYGEEGVLVQDLDLAAADGYLAHRYAPERYREAS; translated from the coding sequence ATGCGCATCGCGCTTGCTTCTCCCCGCATTGCATCGTCCGTCGACGACGGCCTGGCGCGCGTCGAACGCCTGATGGCAGTCGCGGCGGCCGAAGGCGCGCGCATCGTCTGTTTCCCCGAAGCCTATCTGCCCGGACTGCGCGGGCTGGATTTCGAGGTGCCGGCGTTCACCGAGGCCGATGCGGAGCGCGTTCTGGGCGCTGTGGGGGGATGGGCCAAACACTACCGCATCGCCACCATCCTGGGGACGGAGCGCCGGGCGCCCGAGGGCCGGCAGATCGCGTCGGTCGTTTTCGACGCCTCGGGAAGCATGCAGGGCGTCCAGACCAAAAATCAGGTCGATCCCAGCGAAGAGCGCAACTACGTGCCCGGCGACACGCGCCGGCTGTTCGAGGTCGACGGACTGAAGTTCGGCATCGCCATCTGCCACGAAGGTTGGCGCTATCCCGAGACCGTGCGTTGGGCGGCGCGGCGCGGCGCGCACATCGTCTTCCACCCCCAGCTCACGGGGAGCGACCGCGAGGGCGTCGTGCTCAGCCGGTGGGGGGCGGCGGAGAGTCCTTATTACGAGAAGGCGATGATGATGCGCAGCATCGAAAACCGAATCTATTTCGCGAGCGTCAACTACGCGATGCGGTACCAGGAATCGGCCACGACGCTCATCGATCCGGCCGGCACGATGCGGGCGCACCTGCCCTACGGCGAGGAAGGCGTGCTCGTCCAGGATCTGGATCTCGCCGCCGCGGATGGCTACCTCGCGCATCGCTACGCGCCGGAGCGGTACCGGGAGGCCTCATGA
- a CDS encoding DUF1080 domain-containing protein encodes MPYRLFVLLLLAIGAVGCAAPQQPVALFNGRDLTGWHVDVPAMDTSSVASPFFVRNGLLVSAGTPEGHLITDAVYQNYRLELEYRFAGEPGNAGALVHASTPRALYQMFPQSIEVQMMHENAGDFWCIVADIEVPDMETRRGPKSEWGITEGKARRILNLTDGSEKPVGEWNTMVIETVGNTIRVWVNGDLVNDGFNATVDHGQIALQAEGSEVEFRKVELTPIDRLSNTP; translated from the coding sequence ATGCCGTATCGCCTCTTCGTTCTGCTTCTGCTCGCCATCGGCGCCGTCGGTTGCGCTGCGCCGCAGCAACCCGTCGCGCTGTTCAACGGTCGCGACCTCACCGGCTGGCATGTGGATGTCCCGGCGATGGACACCAGCTCGGTAGCCAGCCCGTTTTTCGTCCGCAACGGGCTGCTGGTCAGCGCCGGCACGCCCGAGGGGCACCTGATCACGGATGCCGTCTACCAGAACTACCGCCTCGAACTTGAATACCGCTTCGCCGGCGAGCCCGGCAATGCCGGCGCGCTGGTGCACGCCTCGACGCCGCGGGCGCTGTACCAGATGTTTCCCCAATCGATCGAGGTGCAGATGATGCACGAAAATGCCGGCGATTTCTGGTGCATCGTGGCCGACATCGAGGTGCCCGACATGGAAACCCGCCGCGGCCCGAAATCAGAGTGGGGCATCACCGAAGGGAAAGCGCGCCGCATCCTCAACCTGACGGACGGCTCGGAGAAACCCGTCGGCGAGTGGAATACGATGGTCATCGAAACCGTCGGCAACACGATCCGCGTCTGGGTCAACGGCGATCTCGTCAACGACGGGTTTAACGCGACGGTAGATCACGGCCAGATCGCGCTCCAGGCCGAAGGCTCGGAGGTCGAATTCCGGAAAGTCGAGCTGACGCCCATCGACCGGCTCTCGAATACTCCGTAA
- a CDS encoding GNAT family N-acetyltransferase: MPNFVDLGPADAGDLARLLTGDAPEYGRYFVPFPSNDANALAARLGAARQDRYWGMREHDALVGFFMLRGFDEGYARPSFGVYVARAAAGQGLARRALAHAIDWCVRHDVARIMLKVHPDNAPALKAYRAAGFEPFDTCPRTGHIMMQKELR; this comes from the coding sequence ATGCCGAACTTCGTTGACCTCGGCCCCGCCGACGCCGGCGATCTGGCGCGGCTGCTGACCGGCGATGCGCCGGAGTATGGCAGATATTTTGTCCCCTTCCCCTCGAACGACGCCAACGCGCTGGCGGCGCGCCTGGGAGCGGCCCGGCAGGACCGCTACTGGGGCATGCGCGAGCATGATGCGCTCGTCGGCTTTTTTATGCTGCGGGGATTCGACGAGGGCTATGCCCGCCCCTCGTTCGGCGTCTATGTCGCCCGGGCCGCGGCGGGCCAGGGGCTCGCCCGCAGGGCGCTGGCCCATGCGATCGACTGGTGCGTGCGCCACGACGTCGCCCGGATCATGCTCAAGGTGCATCCCGACAACGCGCCGGCGCTCAAGGCCTATCGTGCCGCCGGCTTCGAACCGTTCGACACCTGTCCCCGAACGGGCCATATCATGATGCAAAAGGAACTTCGATGA
- a CDS encoding GNAT family N-acetyltransferase, translated as MKLELRHAQPADLPAVDAFVGAYHRFEGIPAGSAAEAVRPLLGDNAFGRIWLIDVDGVPAGYVAVCFGYSIEFGGRDAFVDEFFLDEAFRGRGIGSAVLDLLPDAVAPFGVRALHLEVGRDNDRARRLYGARGFEARDGYLLMSRRLDGNG; from the coding sequence ATGAAACTGGAACTCCGACACGCCCAGCCGGCCGATCTGCCGGCCGTCGACGCCTTCGTCGGCGCCTATCACCGGTTTGAAGGCATCCCGGCCGGATCGGCTGCCGAGGCGGTGCGACCGCTGCTGGGAGATAACGCGTTTGGCCGGATCTGGCTGATCGATGTGGATGGGGTGCCGGCCGGGTACGTGGCGGTGTGCTTCGGCTACTCCATCGAATTCGGCGGAAGGGATGCGTTCGTCGACGAGTTCTTTCTCGATGAAGCCTTTCGCGGCCGCGGGATCGGGAGCGCCGTGCTGGACCTGCTGCCGGACGCCGTGGCGCCCTTCGGCGTGCGCGCGTTGCATCTGGAAGTAGGTCGCGACAACGACCGGGCACGCCGGCTGTACGGCGCCAGGGGCTTCGAAGCGCGGGACGGGTACCTGCTGATGTCGCGTCGGCTCGACGGCAATGGGTAA